From Penaeus chinensis breed Huanghai No. 1 chromosome 18, ASM1920278v2, whole genome shotgun sequence, one genomic window encodes:
- the LOC125034526 gene encoding WASH complex subunit 5-like, with amino-acid sequence MDFLAENNVCGQTLLRLVARANSIIAELMRLSDYVPQVFRLETKVEQQKYGDIVLDFTYFKAPEGFNKKIEDTPVLADIDDEIRENHSSIIERIYAVFESIHRYVTDLNSFLQDLNEGTYIQRTLENVFTNEDGKQLMCEALHLYGVMLLVVDSLFPGVVRERIIVAYHRYAGQKASSDTNIDDVCKLLRSTGFSTLPGSRRPNNYPEDYFRRVELPATYLSLVLGHLRSDDIYHQVQAYPSPEHRSAALANQSSMLYVCLFFTPATLCSQTAKMREIVDRFFPDNWVLSYYMGMTANLIDSWEPYKAAKQALNNTLEVSNIKEQASKVGTKIGKLTKQTDQLLSEGAMSEARVLDHNNRILNLLRECNVTLRWAVLHAATLAKTGGEGSKRCRAVRDQVVSDMQYSPMMVFHLMLNTATLELELNTIYKRLFEEKSVRWDKYRKEANEQVLELSEVFAGSRPLARVAKNERLQKWFKDIGEQILSLSLDEPGSSGRKIIQLIQALKEVKEFHGLESSAGVVQAVGEVVGALQALVRVAGITEDNLVTLSLISDLSYAWKLVDEYTSVMQSAIKKDPSHVARMRATFLKISSGLDLPLLRINQARSPDLISVSAYYSGELVAYVRKVLQIIPETMFGLLAKIIKLQTERIKPVPTRLDKDKMRDYAQLQERYQMAELSHGVAVLAEGVAMMETTLVGVIQVDPRRLLEDGVRRELVLLVAKILHEGLTFNTRVKGSELYKRLRAVEQQMTGFRTSFEYIQDYISMYGLKIWQEEMSRIVNYNVEQECNQLLKKKISDHESVYQSIAIPIPKFQPVDAQSVNFVGRLVREILRITDPKTTVYVPQLGTWYDSKTHTEVLSSSVMGKVESSISTAGLTGVDKLLAFLIVTELQNLVREIEVACQKDPTIKEILRTVAPQLTPNTHVVAQPQRQYVGWAQRTNKLSTSLVDRIMRIGQMQVLRLHAANRLNSSCKFDAKYLAAALSTMNTSLMSDVKKHYADPTRPYPDEDGALTSELSIFLEWCGMTQPLNRIYITTQALNPLSMVLLLTVINQIPKIHYAKMLGTLTGIRGTEGIDGELLVTGLASLLRQFHQDHTLRFIELLSQYITSFTTHTATSTNKAADLPHEILTGLAVLQEVAKKMAVSKKTLSLYVPQHLLAAHIG; translated from the exons ATGGATTTTCTAGCCGAGAATAATGTATGCGGGCAGACCCTGCTCCGGCTTGTGGCAAGGGCAAATTCCATTATTGCAGAGTTGATGCGTTTATCTGACTATGTTCCTCAAGTATTCAG attAGAGACTAAAGTCGAGCAACAGAAATATGGAGACATTGTTTTGGATTTCACGTATTTCAAAGCCCCTGAAGGTTTCAATAAGAAGATTGAAGATACACCC GTGTTAGCTGACATTGATGATGAAATCCGTGAGAATCACAGCTCCATTATTGAGAGAATATATGCGGTATTTGAGAGTATTCATCGGTATGTCACAGACCTTAACAGCTTTTTGCAAGACCTAAATGAAggaacatacatacagagaacTCTGGAGAATGTTTTCACCAATGAAGATGGAAAACAGCTTATG TGCGAAGCTCTACACCTCTATGGAGTTATGCTGTTGGTGGTCGACTCGCTTTTTCCGGGTGTGGTTCGAGAAAGGATCATCGTTGCCTATCATCGTTATGCAGGGCAGAAGGCCTCTAGTGATACTAACATTGATGATGTGTGCAAGTTGCTTAGGTCTACAGGATTTTCAACTTTGCCAGGTAGCAGGAGACCGAATAATTATCCTGAGGATTATTTTAG GAGAGTTGAGCTACCAGCAACTTACCTGAGTTTAGTTTTGGGTCATTTAAGATCAGATGATATCTATCACCAG GTTCAGGCCTATCCATCCCCAGAGCATCGATCAGCAGCACTTGCAAACCAGTCTTCCATGCTCTATGTTTGCCTATTCTTTACTCCAGCAActctctgctcccagactgctaAGATGAGGGAGATAGTGGATAGATTTTTCCCTGATAATTGGGTCCTCAGCTACTACATGGGTATGACTGCAAACTTGATTGATTCCTGGGAACCCTATAAAGCAGCTAAGCAAGCATTGAATAATACTCTAGAG GTTTCAAATATCAAAGAACAAGCTTCCAAAGTAGGTACAAAAATTGGGAAACTCACAAAGCAAACGGACCAGCTACTCTCTGAGGGTGCCATGAGTGAAGCAAGAGTCCTGGATCATAACAATAGGATCCTCAATCTTCTGAGGGAATGTAATGTGACACTAAGATGGGCGGTGCTGCACGCTGCAACCTTGGCAAAGACAGGCGGTGAAGGGAGTAAGAGGTGCAGAGCTGTTCGTGATCAA GTTGTGAGTGATATGCAGTACTCCCCCATGATGGTGTTTCACCTGATGCTGAACACAGCTACATTAGAACTTGAACTGAACACCATATACAAGAGGCTCTTTGAAgagaag tCAGTCAGATGGGATAAATACCGAAAAGAGGCCAATGAGCAAGTATTGGAGCTCTCAGAGGTATTTGCCGGGAGCAGACCTCTTGCTCGTGTAGCCAAGAATGAACGGCTTCAGAAATGGTTCAAAGACATTGGAGAACAGATCTTGAGCCTCAGCTTGGATGAACCTGGATCATCTGGGAGGAAGATTATACAGCTTATACAGGCACTCAAAGAAGTTAAAG AGTTCCATGGTCTGGAATCGAGTGCTGGTGTAGTCCAAGCAGTAGGAGAGGTGGTAGGTGCCTTGCAAGCATTGGTGAGAGTTGCTGGGATCACTGAGGACAACCTGGTTACTCTATCTCTGATATCAGACTTGTCTTATGCATGGAAGTTGGTGGATGAGTATACATCAGTAATGCAG TCTGCTATCAAGAAGGACCCATCTCATGTAGCTAGAATGCGAGCCACTTTTCTGAAGATATCCTCAGGACTAGATCTGCCACTTTTGCGAATCAATCAAGCACGCAGTCCAGATCTCATTTCTGTATCTGCATATTATTCAGGAGAGCTTGTCGCATATGTCAGGAAA GTGCTTCAAATTATCCCTGAAACCATGTTTGGGTTACTTGCAAAAATTATTAAGCTTCAGACAGAAAGGATTAAACCAGTACCCACTCGTCTTGATAAGGACAAGATGAGAGATTATGCACAGTTGCAGGAGAGATATCAG ATGGCCGAGTTAAGTCACGGTGTGGCTGTTCTGGCAGAGGGCGTTGCTATGATGGAGACAACTCTGGTTGGTGTGATCCAGGTTGACCCTCGCCGTCTCCTAGAAGATGGTGTGCGCAGAGAACTGGTGCTGTTAGTGGCCAAGATATTACATGAAGGACTGACATTTAATACAAGAGTGaaa GGAAGTGAACTTTACAAAAGATTACGAGCAGTTGAACAACAGATGACTGGTTTTCGTACTTCATTTGAATACATCCAAGACTATATTAGTATGTATGGACTGAAGATTTGGCAGGAAGAAATGTCTCGCATTGTCAACTACAATGTTGAACAG GAATGTAATCAATtactcaagaaaaaaatatctgaccATGAGAGTGTATACCAAAGTATCGCAATCCCAATCCCAAAGTTCCAACCAGTCGATGCCCAATCTGTGAACTTTGTAGGGAGGCTTGTGCGGGAGATTCTTCGCATCACTGATCCCAA GACGACTGTGTATGTGCCACAGTTGGGAACGTGGTATGACAGTAAAACTCACACAGAAGTGCTTTCAAGTTCTGTCATGGGGAAAGTGGAGTCCAGTATTAGCACAGCTGGGCTTACAGGTGTTGACAAATTGCTGGCCTTCTTGATTGTGACTGAGTTACAG AATTTGGTTCGGGAGATTGAGGTTGCCTGTCAGAAGGACCCTACCATAAAGGAGATACTAAGAACAGTAGCCCCCCAGTTGACTCCAAACACTCATGTAGTTG CACAACCTCAGAGGCAGTATGTTGGGTGGGCTCAACGCACTAATAAATTGTCGACATCTCTTGTTGATCGTATCATGCGAATAGGGCAGATGCAGGTCCTCAGGCTCCATGCTGCAAATCGTCTCAATTCCTCATGCAAGTTTGATGCCAAATATCTTGCAGCTGCACTTTCAACCATGAATAC ATCACTTATGTCAGATGTAAAGAAGCATTATGCTGATCCTACAAGGCCATACCCTGATGAGGACGGTGCTCTAACCAGTGAACTGAGTATCTTCTTGGAATGGTGTGGGATGACCCAGCCTCTCAATAGGATCTACATCACCACACAGGCTCTGAATCCTCTGAGCATGGTGCTACTATTGACTGTGATCAACCAGATTCCAAAGATACATTATGCAAAAATGCTTG GTACCCTGACTGGCATCAGAGGCACTGAGGGCATTGATGGAGAATTGCTTGTAACAGGACTTGCATCCCTGTTGCGACAGTTTCACCAGGATCATACGCTCCGTTTCATTGAGCTTCTGTCCCAGTACATCACATCCTTCACAACACATACTGCAACAAG